A single genomic interval of Cupriavidus sp. MP-37 harbors:
- a CDS encoding response regulator transcription factor — protein sequence MSNAAPTLLVVDDHPMALSGTTAFLAEVMPDVAVHAAGSAREALASLQQGLRPDIVLLDIWLNDGTGFDAMQTFKTVIPGARFIFMSAEATPEIVGRARALSACGFVGKHLDANAFTAAVRKVLAGDTAFPTDEALNGRAQSFGPAHGIPVTPAELGLTPRQGSVLALVLEGLPNKVIARRLGLTENTVKEHVSAILQRLGVRTRMQVMSRMERFRLRQ from the coding sequence ATGTCGAACGCTGCACCGACGTTGTTGGTGGTCGATGATCATCCTATGGCCTTGTCAGGGACCACCGCCTTTCTGGCCGAAGTCATGCCGGATGTGGCAGTCCATGCCGCCGGCAGCGCCCGCGAGGCCCTGGCCAGCCTGCAGCAGGGCTTGCGCCCCGATATCGTGCTGCTCGATATCTGGCTGAACGACGGTACCGGCTTCGATGCCATGCAGACGTTCAAGACCGTCATCCCGGGTGCGCGCTTTATCTTCATGTCGGCCGAGGCCACGCCTGAAATCGTCGGCCGCGCCCGCGCGCTGTCGGCGTGCGGCTTCGTCGGCAAGCACCTGGATGCCAATGCCTTCACCGCCGCGGTGCGCAAGGTGCTGGCCGGCGACACCGCCTTCCCCACCGATGAAGCCCTCAACGGGCGCGCGCAATCGTTCGGCCCGGCCCACGGCATCCCGGTCACGCCCGCGGAACTGGGCCTGACGCCGCGCCAGGGTTCGGTGCTGGCGCTGGTGCTGGAAGGCCTGCCCAACAAGGTGATCGCGCGGCGGCTGGGGCTGACCGAAAACACCGTCAAGGAACACGTGTCCGCCATCCTGCAGCGCCTGGGCGTGCGCACCCGCATGCAGGTGATGTCACGCATGGAACGGTTCCGGCTGCGCCAGTAA
- the purN gene encoding phosphoribosylglycinamide formyltransferase yields the protein MKKIVILISGRGSNMEAIVRACASGGWPARVAAVLSNRPDAAGLQFARQQGIETGVVDHRQHPDRAAFDAALAEAIDAHAPDLVVLAGFMRILTPGFVDRYAGRLLNIHPSLLPCFPGLNTHQQALDAGVKLHGATVHFVTPELDHGPIVIQAALDVLPADTPATLAERLLACEHVIYPRAVQWFVEDRLQLHNGVVNVINPAEPQLLMAISAATPAAGVQA from the coding sequence ATGAAAAAAATTGTTATCTTGATTTCCGGGCGAGGCTCCAATATGGAAGCCATCGTCCGTGCCTGCGCGAGCGGCGGCTGGCCCGCCCGCGTGGCGGCGGTGCTGTCGAACCGGCCGGACGCCGCGGGCTTGCAGTTTGCGCGCCAGCAAGGCATCGAAACCGGCGTGGTGGACCATCGCCAGCACCCCGACCGCGCCGCCTTCGACGCCGCGCTGGCCGAGGCCATCGACGCCCATGCGCCCGACCTGGTGGTGCTGGCGGGTTTCATGCGTATACTCACGCCCGGCTTTGTCGACCGCTACGCGGGGCGGCTGCTGAATATCCATCCGTCGCTGCTGCCATGCTTCCCCGGCCTGAATACCCACCAGCAGGCGCTGGATGCCGGTGTCAAGCTGCATGGCGCCACCGTGCATTTCGTGACACCGGAGCTGGATCATGGCCCGATCGTGATCCAGGCCGCGCTCGACGTGCTGCCGGCGGACACGCCCGCGACCCTGGCCGAGCGCCTGCTTGCGTGCGAGCACGTGATTTACCCCCGCGCCGTGCAGTGGTTCGTCGAGGACCGGCTGCAGCTCCACAACGGCGTTGTCAACGTTATCAACCCGGCCGAACCGCAATTGCTGATGGCCATCTCCGCCGCGACCCCGGCGGCAGGAGTCCAGGCATGA
- a CDS encoding RsmB/NOP family class I SAM-dependent RNA methyltransferase has protein sequence MSRTQAGNRSPRGEGRAPARSKGKSSPIRKSPHASGANGAPTRTHGGLHATHIQHIDRLLGKVMLFARPADAVVSYYFRENAKLGHRERGIIAEAIYAVLRRRVEFAQFAESGTGAASRRLALLGLAATLGRDALSPFLYPDEAEWLDRLTTIERSSLAPRVRANLPEWLYDELVRQHGEAFAAALGDAWLRPAPLDLRVNLGKTSREAALAELQAAGLGAEPTPMAPAGIRMTGKPALNQLPIFVNGLVEVQDEGSQLLCSLVAPRRGEMVVDFCAGAGGKTLALGAAMRSTGRLYAFDVSEKRLANLKPRLARSGLSNVHPVLIDSERDAKIKRLAGKADRVLVDAPCSGLGTLRRNPDLKWRQSPESVLELTAKQTAILDSAARLVKGGGRVVYATCSVLEAENEQIVRDFLAAHPNFRLVPAAEVLAEQKIEVPGLPDNGMFALYPHLHQTDGFFAAVLERTS, from the coding sequence ATGAGCCGTACCCAGGCAGGCAACCGTTCCCCGCGCGGCGAGGGCCGCGCCCCCGCGCGCAGCAAGGGCAAGAGCAGCCCGATCCGCAAGTCGCCCCATGCCAGCGGTGCCAACGGCGCACCCACGCGCACGCATGGCGGCCTGCATGCCACCCACATCCAGCATATCGATCGCCTGCTGGGCAAGGTCATGCTGTTCGCGCGTCCCGCCGATGCGGTGGTCAGCTATTACTTCCGCGAGAACGCCAAGCTGGGCCACCGCGAGCGCGGCATCATTGCCGAAGCGATCTACGCGGTGCTGCGCCGGCGCGTCGAGTTTGCCCAGTTTGCCGAGAGCGGCACCGGCGCGGCCTCGCGCCGCCTGGCGCTGCTGGGGCTGGCGGCAACGCTGGGCCGCGATGCGCTGTCGCCGTTCCTGTATCCCGACGAAGCCGAGTGGCTGGACCGCCTGACCACCATCGAGCGCTCCAGCCTGGCGCCGCGCGTGCGCGCCAACCTGCCCGAGTGGCTGTACGACGAACTGGTGCGCCAGCATGGCGAAGCCTTTGCGGCGGCCCTGGGCGACGCCTGGCTGCGCCCGGCGCCGCTGGACCTGCGCGTCAACCTGGGCAAGACCAGCCGCGAGGCCGCGCTGGCCGAGCTGCAGGCCGCCGGCCTCGGCGCCGAGCCCACGCCGATGGCGCCGGCCGGCATCCGCATGACCGGCAAGCCGGCGCTGAACCAGCTGCCGATCTTCGTCAATGGCCTGGTCGAGGTGCAGGACGAAGGCAGCCAGCTGCTGTGCAGCCTGGTTGCGCCGCGGCGCGGCGAGATGGTGGTCGACTTCTGCGCCGGCGCGGGCGGCAAGACCCTGGCGCTGGGCGCGGCGATGCGCTCGACCGGCCGGCTCTACGCCTTCGACGTATCGGAAAAACGCCTGGCCAACCTGAAGCCGCGGCTGGCGCGCAGCGGCCTGTCGAACGTCCATCCGGTGCTGATCGACTCGGAACGCGACGCCAAGATCAAGCGCCTGGCCGGCAAGGCCGACCGCGTGCTGGTGGACGCGCCGTGCAGTGGCCTGGGCACGCTGCGCCGCAATCCCGACCTGAAGTGGCGGCAATCGCCGGAGTCGGTGCTGGAACTGACCGCCAAGCAGACTGCGATCCTCGATTCCGCGGCGCGCCTGGTCAAAGGCGGCGGCCGCGTGGTCTACGCCACCTGCAGCGTGCTGGAAGCCGAAAACGAGCAGATCGTGCGCGACTTCCTTGCGGCGCACCCCAACTTCCGCCTGGTGCCGGCCGCCGAAGTGCTGGCCGAGCAGAAGATCGAAGTGCCGGGCCTGCCGGACAACGGCATGTTCGCCTTGTACCCGCACCTGCACCAGACCGATGGCTTCTTTGCCGCGGTGCTGGAGCGCACCAGCTGA
- a CDS encoding mechanosensitive ion channel family protein produces MNGETLSDLGGLKDLKASHSMFGKMLDDLIRDAGGPGFFWQWLVLAGCLLVAWPLARLVVRRLEARYEDSSFSVRFAAASLERAMFPLAGWALVLVARFALAPLIPVSVLRLALVPLFGITALNFTFYVLRRVMSGSGQLHGMLLLVEKVLTTLVWIGMALYVLGVLGDVVGWMESVRFSIGGKQKISVAETLMAVVWILLTVLVALWFGSWLEERLMRSANLDGNLKVVLTRISKALLLLVSLLLSLSLVGIDLTVLSVFGGALGVGLGLGLQKIASNYISGFIILLDRSVKLGDQITVDKYTGIVSQIRTRYTVVRNGDGETLVPNEQLVAQSVQNHSFSNTNVRVATRVQVDYSADPETVIALLTECVRQLPRVLPDPEPAAFLVLFADSGIEYEVAVFVADPQNGKLGVQSAMNRAIWRTLREHGISIPYPQRELRVMHETLPGPGAPKANPLAEAANAS; encoded by the coding sequence ATGAACGGTGAAACCCTGTCCGACCTCGGCGGCCTGAAGGACCTGAAAGCCTCGCATTCGATGTTCGGCAAGATGCTGGACGACCTGATCCGCGATGCCGGCGGCCCCGGCTTTTTCTGGCAATGGCTGGTGCTGGCCGGCTGCCTGCTGGTGGCCTGGCCGCTGGCACGCCTGGTGGTGCGGCGGCTGGAGGCACGCTACGAAGATTCGAGCTTCTCGGTGCGCTTTGCCGCCGCCAGCCTCGAGCGCGCGATGTTTCCGCTCGCCGGCTGGGCGCTGGTGCTGGTGGCCCGCTTCGCGCTCGCGCCGCTGATCCCGGTCAGCGTGCTGCGGCTGGCGTTGGTGCCGCTGTTCGGCATCACCGCGCTGAACTTCACCTTCTACGTGCTGCGCCGCGTGATGTCCGGCAGCGGCCAGTTGCACGGCATGCTGCTGCTGGTGGAAAAGGTGCTGACCACGCTGGTGTGGATCGGCATGGCCCTGTACGTGCTGGGCGTGCTCGGCGACGTGGTGGGCTGGATGGAGAGCGTGCGCTTCTCCATCGGCGGCAAGCAGAAGATCAGCGTGGCCGAGACCCTGATGGCGGTGGTCTGGATCCTGCTGACGGTGCTGGTGGCGCTGTGGTTCGGCTCGTGGCTGGAAGAGCGGCTGATGCGTTCGGCCAACCTCGACGGCAACCTGAAGGTGGTGCTGACGCGGATTTCCAAGGCCTTGCTGCTGCTGGTGTCGCTGCTGCTGAGCCTGTCGCTGGTGGGCATCGACCTGACCGTGCTGTCGGTCTTCGGCGGCGCACTCGGCGTGGGCCTGGGGCTGGGTCTGCAGAAGATCGCCAGCAATTACATCTCGGGCTTCATTATCCTGCTGGACCGCTCGGTCAAGCTCGGCGACCAGATCACGGTGGACAAGTACACCGGCATCGTGTCGCAGATCCGTACCCGCTACACCGTGGTGCGCAACGGCGACGGCGAGACGCTGGTGCCGAACGAGCAGCTGGTGGCGCAGTCGGTGCAGAACCATTCGTTCTCGAATACCAACGTGCGCGTGGCGACACGCGTGCAGGTCGACTACAGCGCCGATCCCGAGACCGTGATCGCGCTGCTGACCGAATGCGTGCGCCAACTGCCGCGCGTGCTGCCGGATCCGGAGCCGGCGGCGTTCCTGGTGCTGTTCGCCGACAGCGGCATCGAGTACGAAGTCGCGGTGTTCGTGGCCGATCCGCAAAACGGCAAGCTGGGGGTGCAGTCGGCAATGAACCGCGCCATCTG